From the genome of Glycine max cultivar Williams 82 chromosome 2, Glycine_max_v4.0, whole genome shotgun sequence, one region includes:
- the LOC100780054 gene encoding rhamnogalacturonan I rhamnosyltransferase 1 isoform X2, whose amino-acid sequence MLLWTIVVQFKGLGDMVTPSMFKTRSSASSLPPQRIYENNNGYLIVSSNGGLNQMRAGICDMVTIARYLNVTLIVPELDNTSFWNDHSQFKDIFDVDYFINSMRDEVRILKEFPPQQKKVETESIYSMPPISWSNMTYYYDVILPRIKSYGIVHFTKSDARLANNGIPEEVQRLRCRVNYHALRFVPPIEQLAKKIVKILKERGPFLSLHLRYEMDMIAFTGCNEGCNKEEIDQLTKMRYAYPWWKEKEIDSEKKRKDGSCPLTPEETALTLRALDIDRNIQVYIAAGDIYKPEKRMASLREAFPNLVKKETLLEPSELDPFRNHSNQMAALDYYVSIESDIFVPSYKGNMAKLVEGHRRIWRIHPKQRHGRGSLHVALSLHMQRDRSHSNNMSGSSSHITYKGMK is encoded by the exons ATGCTGCTTTGGACCATTGTAGTGCAATTCAAAGGCCTTGGTGACATGGTAACACCATCCATGTTCAAGACTCGTTCTTCTGCCTCCTCTCTACCACCTCAAA GGATTTACGAGAATAATAATGGGTATCTAATAGTTTCTTCCAATGGAGGATTGAATCAAATGCGAGCTGGA ATATGTGACATGGTTACCATTGCAAGATATTTAAATGTTACACTAATAGTTCCTGAGCTGGATAATACCTCCTTTTGGAATGATCACAG CCAATTCAAAGATATATTCGATGTggattatttcatcaattcaatgAGAGATGAGGTTCGGATCCTGAAAGAGTTTCCTCCCCAACAAAAGAAGGTGGAAACAGAGTCCATCTATTCCATGCCACCCATTAGTTGGTCAAATATGACATATTACTATGATGTG attcttcCCCGGATAAAATCATATGGGATAGTACACTTCACTAAATCGGATGCAAGACTTGCAAATAATGGAATTCCTGAGGAAGTTCAGAGACTTAGATGCCGAGTGAACTACCATGCTTTGAGATTTGTTCCTCCAATTGAACAATTggccaagaagattgttaagattCTTAAGGAGAGAGGGCCTTTCTTGTCACTTCATCTGAGATATGAAATGGACATGATAGCTTTCACTGGTTGCAATGAAGGATGCAACAAGGAAGAGATTGATCAGTTAACAAAAATGAG ATATGCTTATCCATGgtggaaagagaaagagatagattctgagaagaaaagaaaagatggtaGTTGCCCTCTGACTCCTGAGGAAACTGCTCTAACACTACGTGCATTGGACATTGATCGTAATATTCAAGTTTATATTGCTGCTGGGGACATATACAAACCAGAGAAAAGAATGGCAAGTCTCAGAGAAGCCTTCCCAAATCTG GTTAAGAAGGAGACATTATTGGAACCCTCAGAGCTTGATCCTTTCCGGAATCATTCAAACCAAATGGCAGCATTGGATTATTACGTGTCAATAGAAAGTGATATCTTTGTTCCCTCATACAAAGGGAACATGGCAAAACTGGTTGAGGGCCACAGAAG AATCTGGAGAATCCACCCTAAGCAAAGACATGGGAGAGGATCATTGCACGTAGCCTtatccttgcatatgcaaagagaccGTTCTCATTCTAATAATATGTCAGGCTCATCCTCGCATATCACATATAAAGGCATGAAATAG
- the LOC100816055 gene encoding Transcription factor BIM2-like, protein MRAGKGSQEEDEYEEEEFGSSKKQGTSSAPNTNKADGKAIDKASAIRSKHSVTEQRRRSKINERFQILRDLIPHSDQKRDTASFLLEVIEYVQYLQEKVQKYEGSYQGWGQEPSKLMPWRNSHWRVQSFAGQPTAVKNGLGPVSPFPGKFDESNVSISPTMLNGSQNTIDPDQSRDIVNKTAERQPDLVSKGIPLPLAMHANMSVPVRSDGVLAHPLQGTVSNAQSTECPTTSEPQNQQDELSVEGGTISISSAYSQGLLNNLTQALQSAGLDLSQASISVQINLGKRANKGLNCGTSSLKHHDNPSSNNQTIAHFRDAGSGEDSDQAQKRMKTYK, encoded by the exons ATGAGAGCGGGGAAAGGGAGTCAGGAAGAGGATGAGTACGAGGAAGAAGAGTTTGGTTCTTCCAAGAAACAGGGCACTTCCTCTGCCCCTAACACCAATAAAG CAGATGGAAAAGCCATCGATAAGGCTAGTGCGATAAGATCGAAACATTCTGTGACTGAGCAGCGGAGAAGGAGCAAGATAAATGAGAG ATTCCAGATATTGAGGGATCTCATACCTCATAGTGATCAAAAGAGGGACACGGCATCATTTTTATTAGAG GTGATAGAGTATGTTCAGTACTTACAGGAGAAGGTACAAAAGTATGAAGGTTCATATCAAGGTTGGGGTCAAGAACCCTCGAAGTTGATGCCATGG AGAAATAGTCATTGGCGTGTCCAGAGCTTTGCCGGTCAACCCACGGCTGTAAAGAATGGTTTGGGTCCAGTATCACCTTTTCCTGGAAAGTTTGATGAAAGCAATGTTAGTATCTCTCCAACTATGCTTAATGGCTCCCAGAATACAATAGATCCTGATCAGAGCAGGGATATTGTCAACAAAACGGCTGAGAGGCAACCTGATTTAGTAAGCAAGGGAATACCTCTTCCCCTTGCTATGCATGCAAACATGTCTGTTCCTGTCAGAAGTGATGGCGTACTTGCACATCCTCTTCAGGGAACTGTTTCTAATGCACAATCAACTGAATGCCCAACAACTAGTGAACCACAGAATCAACAGGATGAACTCTCGGTTGAAGGAGGGACAATTAGCATCTCAAGTGCATACTCCCAAGG GTTGTTGAATAATCTAACTCAAGCGCTACAAAGTGCTGGTTTAGATCTGTCTCAGGCTAGTATATCAGTTCAGATTAATCTTGGGAAACGGGCAAACAAAGGACTGAATTGTGGGACCTCTTCTCTCAAG CATCATGACAACCCTTCTTCAAACAATCAAACAATTGCACATTTTAGAGATGCAGGCAGTGGAGAAGACTCTGATCAAGcacaaaaaagaatgaaaacataTAAGTGA
- the LOC100780054 gene encoding rhamnogalacturonan I rhamnosyltransferase 1 isoform X1 gives MLLWTIVVQFKGLGDMVTPSMFKTRSSASSLPPQRIYENNNGYLIVSSNGGLNQMRAGICDMVTIARYLNVTLIVPELDNTSFWNDHSQFKDIFDVDYFINSMRDEVRILKEFPPQQKKVETESIYSMPPISWSNMTYYYDVILPRIKSYGIVHFTKSDARLANNGIPEEVQRLRCRVNYHALRFVPPIEQLAKKIVKILKERGPFLSLHLRYEMDMIAFTGCNEGCNKEEIDQLTKMRYAYPWWKEKEIDSEKKRKDGSCPLTPEETALTLRALDIDRNIQVYIAAGDIYKPEKRMASLREAFPNLVKKETLLEPSELDPFRNHSNQMAALDYYVSIESDIFVPSYKGNMAKLVEGHRRYLGFKKTILLNRKILVKLIDQYKNGTINWNQFSTSVKVAHSDRVGNPSTRSVVPGKPKEEDYFYSNPQECLSPVDGP, from the exons ATGCTGCTTTGGACCATTGTAGTGCAATTCAAAGGCCTTGGTGACATGGTAACACCATCCATGTTCAAGACTCGTTCTTCTGCCTCCTCTCTACCACCTCAAA GGATTTACGAGAATAATAATGGGTATCTAATAGTTTCTTCCAATGGAGGATTGAATCAAATGCGAGCTGGA ATATGTGACATGGTTACCATTGCAAGATATTTAAATGTTACACTAATAGTTCCTGAGCTGGATAATACCTCCTTTTGGAATGATCACAG CCAATTCAAAGATATATTCGATGTggattatttcatcaattcaatgAGAGATGAGGTTCGGATCCTGAAAGAGTTTCCTCCCCAACAAAAGAAGGTGGAAACAGAGTCCATCTATTCCATGCCACCCATTAGTTGGTCAAATATGACATATTACTATGATGTG attcttcCCCGGATAAAATCATATGGGATAGTACACTTCACTAAATCGGATGCAAGACTTGCAAATAATGGAATTCCTGAGGAAGTTCAGAGACTTAGATGCCGAGTGAACTACCATGCTTTGAGATTTGTTCCTCCAATTGAACAATTggccaagaagattgttaagattCTTAAGGAGAGAGGGCCTTTCTTGTCACTTCATCTGAGATATGAAATGGACATGATAGCTTTCACTGGTTGCAATGAAGGATGCAACAAGGAAGAGATTGATCAGTTAACAAAAATGAG ATATGCTTATCCATGgtggaaagagaaagagatagattctgagaagaaaagaaaagatggtaGTTGCCCTCTGACTCCTGAGGAAACTGCTCTAACACTACGTGCATTGGACATTGATCGTAATATTCAAGTTTATATTGCTGCTGGGGACATATACAAACCAGAGAAAAGAATGGCAAGTCTCAGAGAAGCCTTCCCAAATCTG GTTAAGAAGGAGACATTATTGGAACCCTCAGAGCTTGATCCTTTCCGGAATCATTCAAACCAAATGGCAGCATTGGATTATTACGTGTCAATAGAAAGTGATATCTTTGTTCCCTCATACAAAGGGAACATGGCAAAACTGGTTGAGGGCCACAGAAG GTACTTGGGATTCAAGAAGACAATTCTTTTAAACAGAAAAATTCTGGTGAAACTCATAGACCAGTACAAAAATGGGACCATAAATTGGAACCAGTTCTCCACTTCAGTGAAGGTAGCTCATTCAGACCGTGTAGGGAACCCAAGTACAAGATCAGTGGTGCCTGGAAAACCCAAGGAAGAGGATTATTTCTACTCAAACCCACAAGAGTGCTTGTCACCAGTTGATGGACCTTAA
- the LOC100780581 gene encoding geranylgeranyl transferase type-2 subunit alpha 1 isoform X1: MAQPQGQTLFSALTDQTVRTDPPLLVSSWPYHGSKITLIGDNGLHGFGLSLLSGTLSDTRTLPIILYFNQAVKGISSSTVTIKSELLKEELVWKPLSMNNSNTAQVWVVYLNLANLELQLLKTYSVEINIGHSKGIVSSNGNHYGDPSQISFKVFVQTSYTELTEGQGGKRTTWMDTNLQKIDHFQESDSIVTADQNHHIPTSNWCTEEIVQEITKFQDLLSEYDCKIGRLTLARLLTALDMLSSQHDGRKSNTEEVLQLYTDMMKLDPTHSIYYKDECSLISLKRITSTRDSLIPYCHYYKDATETVSGNVCLRLQNLSLSRIGSIQNLLWVQMLDLSHNELRPIEVSRQIFWGCGLKREGVPSFYEVHYSLVMVVWP, encoded by the exons ATGGCACAACCGCAG ggTCAGACTCTTTTTTCTGCACTTACTGATCAAACAGTGAGAACTGATCCTCCTCTACTTGTTTCATCTTGGCCTTATCATGGATCTAAGATAACTCTAATTGGGGACAATGGCCTTCATGGTTTTGGTTTGTCTCTGCTGAGTGGTACACTATCAGACACCAGAACACTTCCAATCATTCTTTATTTCAATCAGGCTGTGAAAGGAATAAGCTCATCCACAGTGACTATTAAATCTGAACTTCTAAAGGAGGAACTTGTATGGAAACCACTTTCAATGAACAATTCAAATACTGCTCAGGTTTGGGTAGTATATCTAAACCTTGCAAATCTGGAACTTCAACTGTTGAAAACTTACTCTGTGGAGATCAACATTGGACATTCTAAGGGCATAGTATCTTCAAACGGAAATCACTATGGTGATCCTTCCCAAATTTCCTTTAAAGTGTTTGTACAGACTTCATATACTGAACTGACTGAAGGACAGGGTGGAAAAAGGACTACATGGATGGATACAAATTTGcaaaaaattgatcattttcAGGAATCAGATTCCATTGTTACTGCAGATCAAAATCACCatattccaacttccaactggTGCACTGAGGAAATTGTTCAAGAAATTACTAAATTTCAGGACTTATTGTCAGAGTATGACTG taAAATTGGAAGGCTTACACTTGCAAGACTTCTGACTGCTCTTGATATGTTATCATCTCAACATGATGGAAGAAAATCTAATACTGAAGAAGTTCTCCAACTTTATACCGATATGATGAAGTTGGATCCGACACATTCTATATACTATAAGGATGAGTGTAGTTTGATATCACTAAAGCGG ATAACTTCAACTAGGGACTCTTTAATACCATACTGCCACTACTATAAAGATGCAACAGAAACAGTTTCTGGTAATGTCTGTCTACGATTACAAAATCTATCATTGTCACGGATAGGATCCATTCAGAATTTATTGTGGGTGCAAATGCTAGACCTTAGCCACAATGAACTTCGACCCATTGAAG tgtCAAGGCAAATATTTTGGGGGTGTGGCCTCAAACGAGAAGGTGTTCCCTCTTTCTACGAAGTTCACTACTCTCTGGTAATGGTGGTGTGGCCTTAA
- the LOC100780581 gene encoding geranylgeranyl transferase type-2 subunit alpha 1 isoform X3: MAQPQITLIGDNGLHGFGLSLLSGTLSDTRTLPIILYFNQAVKGISSSTVTIKSELLKEELVWKPLSMNNSNTAQVWVVYLNLANLELQLLKTYSVEINIGHSKGIVSSNGNHYGDPSQISFKVFVQTSYTELTEGQGGKRTTWMDTNLQKIDHFQESDSIVTADQNHHIPTSNWCTEEIVQEITKFQDLLSEYDCKIGRLTLARLLTALDMLSSQHDGRKSNTEEVLQLYTDMMKLDPTHSIYYKDECSLISLKRITSTRDSLIPYCHYYKDATETVSGNVCLRLQNLSLSRIGSIQNLLWVQMLDLSHNELRPIEVSRQIFWGCGLKREGVPSFYEVHYSLVMVVWP, encoded by the exons ATGGCACAACCGCAG ATAACTCTAATTGGGGACAATGGCCTTCATGGTTTTGGTTTGTCTCTGCTGAGTGGTACACTATCAGACACCAGAACACTTCCAATCATTCTTTATTTCAATCAGGCTGTGAAAGGAATAAGCTCATCCACAGTGACTATTAAATCTGAACTTCTAAAGGAGGAACTTGTATGGAAACCACTTTCAATGAACAATTCAAATACTGCTCAGGTTTGGGTAGTATATCTAAACCTTGCAAATCTGGAACTTCAACTGTTGAAAACTTACTCTGTGGAGATCAACATTGGACATTCTAAGGGCATAGTATCTTCAAACGGAAATCACTATGGTGATCCTTCCCAAATTTCCTTTAAAGTGTTTGTACAGACTTCATATACTGAACTGACTGAAGGACAGGGTGGAAAAAGGACTACATGGATGGATACAAATTTGcaaaaaattgatcattttcAGGAATCAGATTCCATTGTTACTGCAGATCAAAATCACCatattccaacttccaactggTGCACTGAGGAAATTGTTCAAGAAATTACTAAATTTCAGGACTTATTGTCAGAGTATGACTG taAAATTGGAAGGCTTACACTTGCAAGACTTCTGACTGCTCTTGATATGTTATCATCTCAACATGATGGAAGAAAATCTAATACTGAAGAAGTTCTCCAACTTTATACCGATATGATGAAGTTGGATCCGACACATTCTATATACTATAAGGATGAGTGTAGTTTGATATCACTAAAGCGG ATAACTTCAACTAGGGACTCTTTAATACCATACTGCCACTACTATAAAGATGCAACAGAAACAGTTTCTGGTAATGTCTGTCTACGATTACAAAATCTATCATTGTCACGGATAGGATCCATTCAGAATTTATTGTGGGTGCAAATGCTAGACCTTAGCCACAATGAACTTCGACCCATTGAAG tgtCAAGGCAAATATTTTGGGGGTGTGGCCTCAAACGAGAAGGTGTTCCCTCTTTCTACGAAGTTCACTACTCTCTGGTAATGGTGGTGTGGCCTTAA
- the LOC100816055 gene encoding transcription factor BIM2-like isoform X1, which yields MRAGKGSQEEDEYEEEEFGSSKKQGTSSAPNTNKDGKAIDKASAIRSKHSVTEQRRRSKINERFQILRDLIPHSDQKRDTASFLLEVIEYVQYLQEKVQKYEGSYQGWGQEPSKLMPWRNSHWRVQSFAGQPTAVKNGLGPVSPFPGKFDESNVSISPTMLNGSQNTIDPDQSRDIVNKTAERQPDLVSKGIPLPLAMHANMSVPVRSDGVLAHPLQGTVSNAQSTECPTTSEPQNQQDELSVEGGTISISSAYSQGLLNNLTQALQSAGLDLSQASISVQINLGKRANKGLNCGTSSLKHHDNPSSNNQTIAHFRDAGSGEDSDQAQKRMKTYK from the exons ATGAGAGCGGGGAAAGGGAGTCAGGAAGAGGATGAGTACGAGGAAGAAGAGTTTGGTTCTTCCAAGAAACAGGGCACTTCCTCTGCCCCTAACACCAATAAAG ATGGAAAAGCCATCGATAAGGCTAGTGCGATAAGATCGAAACATTCTGTGACTGAGCAGCGGAGAAGGAGCAAGATAAATGAGAG ATTCCAGATATTGAGGGATCTCATACCTCATAGTGATCAAAAGAGGGACACGGCATCATTTTTATTAGAG GTGATAGAGTATGTTCAGTACTTACAGGAGAAGGTACAAAAGTATGAAGGTTCATATCAAGGTTGGGGTCAAGAACCCTCGAAGTTGATGCCATGG AGAAATAGTCATTGGCGTGTCCAGAGCTTTGCCGGTCAACCCACGGCTGTAAAGAATGGTTTGGGTCCAGTATCACCTTTTCCTGGAAAGTTTGATGAAAGCAATGTTAGTATCTCTCCAACTATGCTTAATGGCTCCCAGAATACAATAGATCCTGATCAGAGCAGGGATATTGTCAACAAAACGGCTGAGAGGCAACCTGATTTAGTAAGCAAGGGAATACCTCTTCCCCTTGCTATGCATGCAAACATGTCTGTTCCTGTCAGAAGTGATGGCGTACTTGCACATCCTCTTCAGGGAACTGTTTCTAATGCACAATCAACTGAATGCCCAACAACTAGTGAACCACAGAATCAACAGGATGAACTCTCGGTTGAAGGAGGGACAATTAGCATCTCAAGTGCATACTCCCAAGG GTTGTTGAATAATCTAACTCAAGCGCTACAAAGTGCTGGTTTAGATCTGTCTCAGGCTAGTATATCAGTTCAGATTAATCTTGGGAAACGGGCAAACAAAGGACTGAATTGTGGGACCTCTTCTCTCAAG CATCATGACAACCCTTCTTCAAACAATCAAACAATTGCACATTTTAGAGATGCAGGCAGTGGAGAAGACTCTGATCAAGcacaaaaaagaatgaaaacataTAAGTGA
- the LOC100780581 gene encoding geranylgeranyl transferase type-2 subunit alpha 1 isoform X2: MAQPQGQTLFSALTDQTVRTDPPLLVSSWPYHGSKITLIGDNGLHGFGLSLLSGTLSDTRTLPIILYFNQAVKGISSSTVTIKSELLKEELVWKPLSMNNSNTAQVWVVYLNLANLELQLLKTYSVEINIGHSKGIVSSNGNHYGDPSQISFKVFVQTSYTELTEGQGGKRTTWMDTNLQKIDHFQESDSIVTADQNHHIPTSNWCTEEIVQEITKFQDLLSEYDCKIGRLTLARLLTALDMLSSQHDGRKSNTEEVLQLYTDMMKLDPTHSIYYKDECSLISLKRITSTRDSLIPYCHYYKDATETVSGNVCLRLQNLSLSRIGSIQNLLWVQMLDLSHNELRPIEDHVFLLCKNQLWMT, encoded by the exons ATGGCACAACCGCAG ggTCAGACTCTTTTTTCTGCACTTACTGATCAAACAGTGAGAACTGATCCTCCTCTACTTGTTTCATCTTGGCCTTATCATGGATCTAAGATAACTCTAATTGGGGACAATGGCCTTCATGGTTTTGGTTTGTCTCTGCTGAGTGGTACACTATCAGACACCAGAACACTTCCAATCATTCTTTATTTCAATCAGGCTGTGAAAGGAATAAGCTCATCCACAGTGACTATTAAATCTGAACTTCTAAAGGAGGAACTTGTATGGAAACCACTTTCAATGAACAATTCAAATACTGCTCAGGTTTGGGTAGTATATCTAAACCTTGCAAATCTGGAACTTCAACTGTTGAAAACTTACTCTGTGGAGATCAACATTGGACATTCTAAGGGCATAGTATCTTCAAACGGAAATCACTATGGTGATCCTTCCCAAATTTCCTTTAAAGTGTTTGTACAGACTTCATATACTGAACTGACTGAAGGACAGGGTGGAAAAAGGACTACATGGATGGATACAAATTTGcaaaaaattgatcattttcAGGAATCAGATTCCATTGTTACTGCAGATCAAAATCACCatattccaacttccaactggTGCACTGAGGAAATTGTTCAAGAAATTACTAAATTTCAGGACTTATTGTCAGAGTATGACTG taAAATTGGAAGGCTTACACTTGCAAGACTTCTGACTGCTCTTGATATGTTATCATCTCAACATGATGGAAGAAAATCTAATACTGAAGAAGTTCTCCAACTTTATACCGATATGATGAAGTTGGATCCGACACATTCTATATACTATAAGGATGAGTGTAGTTTGATATCACTAAAGCGG ATAACTTCAACTAGGGACTCTTTAATACCATACTGCCACTACTATAAAGATGCAACAGAAACAGTTTCTGGTAATGTCTGTCTACGATTACAAAATCTATCATTGTCACGGATAGGATCCATTCAGAATTTATTGTGGGTGCAAATGCTAGACCTTAGCCACAATGAACTTCGACCCATTGAAG ATCATGTATTCCTATTGTGCAAAAATCAACTGTGGATGACCTAA